Below is a window of Mycobacterium sp. 050128 DNA.
GACCAACGTGACCAAGGTGGAACCGTCCGGCTGAGGGGTCAGGTCGATCTCGACAGTGGTTGATCCAGGCGGTATTTCGACCTCGGGGCGTTCCCATCCGTAAGTGAACACGATCCGGTGCGGCGTGATCTCTACATAGCGGCCAGACACGGTGTCTCCGTTGGGGTGTGTCCATCGCACCATCCCGCCGGGAACCGGCTCGAGGGTGGCTTGCGGGGCCATCCACTGGACGAATTGCTCCGGATCGGTGAAGAGTTCGAACACTCGTCGCGCGCTGGCACGGACCACGAGTTGCTGGGCGGCCAGTTTCATGTCGGATCGGATTCGGCGATCGTGCGCAGGCGCTGCAGCGGAGCGGCCCAGAACTCATCGAGCATCGCCGCGATCTGGCCGACTCGGGCAAGGTCGGCGCGATATAGCCGACGGGTGGCCTCCACCCGGACCTCCACCAGGCCCGCCTCGCGCAGCAGCTTGAGGTGTTGGCTTGCAGCCGATTTCGACAGACCCGCAGCCTCGGCCAGAGCGGACGCGGTGCGTTCCTGGTCCCAAACCAGCTGCAACATTGCCCGGCGTCCCGGGTGGGCCAAGGCCCTGATCGCGTCCTCGATGGCCGCTTGGCTCATGGGCGGCGGCCCATCGCGGCCAAGAGCCGATCTTGGGCCGACGCGTCGGCGGTGACCGCCACCTCCGGTCCGATGATGCCGGCTTCCCGCCCGCGCCGGGGCATCTCGGGTACGAACATCGCCGTGCACGCCTGCACCAGAACAGGATCGAGCCGCTCGTCTTGATGCGTGGCGCGTGCCAGATCCCAGGTGTGAATCAGCACATCCATGAATGTTCCGGCAACCGCTTGAGTGAGTGGCCAATCAAAGCCGAGCGGAGACACGCAGCTTTGTTCCAGCACTCCCGGTTTCGCGACCGCCGCCAGCACCCGCTGCACCTCCCGGCGATAGTCGCCGGCAATCGCGCCCTGCACAGCCGCGGGTTGGCGACCCGAGGCCGCTGCCAGAAGATACTCGGCGCCCCCGACGAGATGGTCGATGAGCTCTTGCACGGTCCATTCCGAACACGGTGTGGGCCAGTCGAGTTGGTCCGGCCTGACCGTCTCGACGACGGTGACCGCCCGGTCGGTGGCAGTGCGATACAGCGCGACGGGGTCGATCACCGTCTCATTGTTTAGCATTCGCTAAATTTAGCGACTGCTAAACAATATTTCAACAGTGGCCTGTCCGCTTGACATTGCATCGAACAATTGTTCGAATAGCGGAATGCGGTGGGCGAACCAGGCCGTCGCTGTCAACGGGGAACCGGTCGACGACGGAGCATTACCTGGACTGCAGCGGATCGGCCTGGTCCGCAGCGTGCGCGCACCGCAGTTCGAGGGGATCACCTTTCACGAGGTGCTCTGCAAATCGGCGCTCAACAGAATTCCGGACGCGGCCGCGCTGCCGTTTCGCTACACCGTCAACGGCTACCGCGGCTGCTCGCACGCCTGCCGCTATTGTTTCGCCCGCCCCACCCACGAATATCTGGACTTCGACTCCGGCACCGACTTTGACTCCCAGATTGTGGTCAAGACCAACGTCGCGGAGGTATTGCGCCGCGAGCTGCGCCGGCCGTCGTGGCGACGCGAAGCGGTGGCGCTGGGCACCAACACCGATCCGTACCAGCGCGCCGAGGGCCGCTACGCGTTGATGCCCGGCATCATCGGCGCACTCGCCGAATCCGGCACGCCGCTGTCCATCCTGACCAAGGGCACCCTGCTGCGCCGCGACCTGCCGCTGATTACCGCTGCGGCCCAACAGGTTCCGGTGTCGGTCGCGGTGTCGCTGGCGGTCGGGGATGCGGAGCTGCATCGCGACGTCGAGCCGGGCACGCCGACGCCGCAGGCGCGACTGGGTCTGATCGCCGCCATCCGCGACGCCGGCCTGGACTGCCAC
It encodes the following:
- a CDS encoding SRPBCC family protein yields the protein MKLAAQQLVVRASARRVFELFTDPEQFVQWMAPQATLEPVPGGMVRWTHPNGDTVSGRYVEITPHRIVFTYGWERPEVEIPPGSTTVEIDLTPQPDGSTLVTLVHRGLDKPAADAHRGGWVHYLDRMRRTAEGADVGADPWAERRVPTLEERRS
- a CDS encoding ArsR/SmtB family transcription factor produces the protein MSQAAIEDAIRALAHPGRRAMLQLVWDQERTASALAEAAGLSKSAASQHLKLLREAGLVEVRVEATRRLYRADLARVGQIAAMLDEFWAAPLQRLRTIAESDPT
- a CDS encoding TIGR03086 family metal-binding protein, yielding MLNNETVIDPVALYRTATDRAVTVVETVRPDQLDWPTPCSEWTVQELIDHLVGGAEYLLAAASGRQPAAVQGAIAGDYRREVQRVLAAVAKPGVLEQSCVSPLGFDWPLTQAVAGTFMDVLIHTWDLARATHQDERLDPVLVQACTAMFVPEMPRRGREAGIIGPEVAVTADASAQDRLLAAMGRRP
- a CDS encoding Rv2578c family radical SAM protein — its product is MRWANQAVAVNGEPVDDGALPGLQRIGLVRSVRAPQFEGITFHEVLCKSALNRIPDAAALPFRYTVNGYRGCSHACRYCFARPTHEYLDFDSGTDFDSQIVVKTNVAEVLRRELRRPSWRREAVALGTNTDPYQRAEGRYALMPGIIGALAESGTPLSILTKGTLLRRDLPLITAAAQQVPVSVAVSLAVGDAELHRDVEPGTPTPQARLGLIAAIRDAGLDCHVMVAPVLPHLTDSVEHLDGLLGQISAAGATGVTVFGLHLRRSTRGWFMSWLAGSHPELVGRYRELYRRGAYLPPDYREMLRTRAAGLIAKHRLSGDQRPFSQAPKTEPEPVQPTLF